Proteins found in one bacterium genomic segment:
- a CDS encoding SLC13 family permease, giving the protein LGPVIALVLVATIIFNRFAFRRQFAGVSDGQRIASYDEKKAIHDKPLLIKCLVVLGLTIVAFMIHDFLGLPPAVVALVSAAVLAFITKPPIEELLHEIEWPTLVFFAGLFVLVGGLKATGVTTALAGLIAGSTSSVLVLTMMILWGSAFLSAFLDNIPFVAAMIPLLMSTIAQLGLTPAQADPLWWALSLGACLGGNGTLIGASANVIVGGISERTRDPITFRNYLAVGLPAMLISIVICSLYIYLRYFT; this is encoded by the coding sequence CTGGGCCCCGTCATCGCCCTGGTACTCGTGGCCACCATCATCTTCAACCGTTTCGCCTTCCGCCGGCAGTTCGCCGGGGTGAGCGACGGGCAACGTATCGCCAGCTACGACGAGAAGAAGGCCATCCACGACAAGCCGCTCTTGATCAAGTGCCTGGTGGTCCTGGGGCTGACCATCGTGGCCTTCATGATCCACGATTTCTTAGGGCTCCCCCCGGCGGTGGTGGCGTTGGTCTCGGCGGCCGTACTGGCCTTCATCACGAAGCCGCCGATCGAGGAGCTGCTGCACGAGATAGAGTGGCCCACCCTAGTGTTCTTCGCCGGCCTTTTCGTCCTGGTCGGGGGGCTGAAGGCCACCGGCGTCACCACCGCGCTCGCCGGCCTCATCGCCGGTTCCACCTCGAGCGTCCTGGTCCTCACCATGATGATTCTCTGGGGCAGTGCCTTTCTTTCGGCCTTTCTGGACAACATCCCCTTCGTGGCCGCGATGATTCCCCTCTTGATGAGCACCATCGCCCAGTTGGGACTGACCCCGGCCCAGGCCGATCCGCTCTGGTGGGCGCTTTCGTTGGGGGCCTGTCTGGGCGGCAACGGCACCCTGATCGGCGCCAGCGCCAACGTCATCGTCGGCGGCATCAGCGAGAGAACCCGGGACCCCATCACCTTCCGCAACTACCTGGCGGTCGGCCTGCCGGCCATGCTCATCTCCATCGTCATCTGCTCGCTCTACATCTACCTCCGGTACTTCACCTAG